A region of the Pseudomonas sp. A34-9 genome:
GGGTTTATGCCAGTGCCTGGGCGTTTTACGGCACGGTCGGCCTCGCCTATCAGTACGGCTACGGCTTTCTGTCCAGTTATCTCGGCGTGTCCGGCGCGTTTCTGCTGGCCCCGGTATTGCTCTATCCGATCCTGAAAATCACCCGCACCTATCAACTGTCGTCGCTGGCGGATCTGTTCGCGTTCCGCTTCCGCAGTACCTGGGCGGGCGCGCTGACCACGATCTTCATGCTGATCGGCGTGCTACCGCTGCTGGCCTTGCAGATTCAGGCCGTCGCCGACTCCATCGGCATCCTCACCGGTGAACCGATCCAGAGCCGAGTGGCATTGGCTTTCTGCGCGCTGATCATCCTGTTCACGATTTTCTTCGGTTCCCGACATATCGCCACCCGTGAAAAGCACGAAGGGCTGGTGTTCGCGATTGCCTTTGAATCGGTGATCAAACTGGTCGCCCTCGGCGGCGTTGGTCTGTATGCGCTGTACGGCGTGTTCGACGGCCCGCAGCAACTTGAGCTGTGGCTGCTGCAAAACCAGACCGCTCTCGCCGCGCTGCACACGCCATTGCAGGAAGGCCCTTGGCGCACGTTGCTGTTGGTGTTCTTCGCCTCGGCGATCGTTATGCCGCACATGTATCACATGACTTTTACCGAGAACCTCAATCCGCGGTCTCTGGTGAGTGCGAGCTGGGGTTTGCCGCTGTTCCTGCTGCTGATGAGTCTGGCGGTACCGCTGATCCTGTGGGCCGGCCTCAAGCTCGGCGCAACGACCAATCCGGAATACTTCACCCTCGGCATCGGCATCGCCGCCAACAGCAAACCGCTGGCCTTGCTCGCCTATGTCGGCGGTTTATCGGCGGCCAGCGGGCTGATCATCGTCACCACGCTGGCGCTGTCGGGCATGGCGCTGAACCACTTGGTGCTGCCGCTTTATCAGCCTCCGGCCGAAGGCAATATCTACCGCTGGCTGAAGTGGACACGCCGGGCGCTGATCGTCGCGATCATCATGGCCGGTTTCGGTTTCTACCTGATGCTCGGTGCCGAACAGGATCTGGCCAACCTCGGCATCGTCGCGTTTGTCGCCACGTTGCAATTCCTGCCCGGCGTGTTGTCGGTGCTGTACTGGCCGACGGCCAACCGTCGCGGTTTCATCGCGGGTCTGCTGGCGGGGATTCTGGTCTGGGTGGTGACCATGCTGTTGCCGCTGGTCGGCAATCTGCAGGGTTTCTACATCCCGCTGCTGAACATGATTTATGTGCTCGACGACACCAGTTGGCACATGGCCGCAATCGCCTCGCTCGCCGCCAACGTCTTGATGTTCACTTTGATTTCGCTGTTCACTAACGCCAGCCCCGAAGAGGCCAGCGCCGCCGAAGCCTGCGCTGTGGATAACGTTCGTCGCCCACAGCGCCGCGAACTGCACGCTGCCTCGCCGCAGGAATTCGCCACCCAACTGGCCAAACCGCTGGGCGCCAAGGCTGCACAAAAAGAAGTCGAGCAAGCGCTGCGTGACCTTTATCTGCCCTTCGACGAACGCCGCCCTTATGCCCTGCGTCGTTTGCGTGACCGGATCGAAGCCAACCTCTCCGGCCTGATGGGCCCGAGTGTGGCGCAAGATATGGTCGAAACCTTCCTGCCGTACAAGGCCGGTGGCGAAAACTACGTGACCGAAGACATCCATTTCATCGAAAGCCGCCTCGAGGATTACCACTCGCGTCTCACAGGTCTGGCCGCTGAACTCGATGCGCTGCGCCGTTATCACCGCCAGACCCTGCAAGAACTGCCGATGGGCGTCTGTTCGCTGGCCAAGGATCAAGAGATCCTGATGTGGAACAAGGCCATGGAAGAACTCACCGGGATCGCCGCGCAGCGCGTGGTCGGCTCGCGCCTGAGCACCATTGGCGAGCCGTGGAAGGAATTGCTGCAGGGTTTCATCAATCTGCCCGACGAGCATTTGCACAAACAGCACCTGGCCCTCGACGGCCAGACCCGCTGGCTGAACCTGCACAAAGCCGCCATCGATGAACCGCTCGCACCGGGCAACAGTGGCCTGGTATTACTGGTCGAGGATTTGACCGAAACCCAGATGCTCGAAGACAAACTGGTGCACTCGGAACGCCTGGCCAGCATCGGTCGCCTCGCGGCCGGTGTAGCCCACGAAATCGGCAACCCGATCACCGGCATCGCCTGTCTGGCGCAGAACCTGCGCGAAGAACGCGAAGACGACGGCGAACTGACGGAAATCAGCGGGCAGATTCTTGAACAGACCAAACGGGTGTCACGCATCGTCCAGTCACTGATGAGCTTTGCTCACGCCGGCAGCCATCAGCACAGCGATGAACCCGTGTGTCTGGCCGAAGTCGCCCAGGACGCCATCGGCCTGCTGGCGCTGAACCGACGCAACTTCGAAGTGCAGTTCTACAACCTGTGCGATCCCGATCACTGGGTCGAAGGTGACCCGCAGCGGCTCGCCCAGGTCCTGATCAATCTGCTCTCCAACGCCCGCGACGCCTCGCCGCCGCACAGTGCGGTTCGGGTCAAGAGCGAAGCCGGCGAACACACGGTCGATCTGATCGTGGAGGACGAAGGCAGCGGTATTCCGAAGAACATCATGGACCGATTGTTCGAACCCTTCTTCACCACCAAGGATCCTGGCGAAGGCACCGGTCTGGGCCTTGCACTGGTCTATTCCATCGTTGAAGAGCATTATGGACAAATCACCATCGACAGCCCGGCTGATGTACAAAGCCAACGCGGCACCCGTATCCGGGTGACCTTACCGCGTCATGTCGAAGCGACGTCCGCTGTGAACTGAGACCGTCGAGAGTATCGAATCAATGCCGCACATTTTGATCGTCGAAGACGAAACAATTATCCGCTCCGCCTTGCGCCGCCTGCTGGAACGCAATCAGTACCAGGTCAGCGAAGCCGGTTCAGTGCAGGAAGCACAAGAACGCTTCACCATTCCTACGTTCGACCTGATCGTCAGCGATCTGCGCTTGCCGGGCGCGCCGGGCACCGAGCTGATCAAGCTCGGCCAGGGCACACCGGTGCTGATCATGACCAGCTACGCCAGCCTGCGTTCGGCGGTCGACTCGATGAAGATGGGCGCGGTGGACTACATCGCCAAGCCTTTCGACCACGATGAAATGCTTCAGGCTGTCGCGCGGATCCTGCGTGATCGCCAATCGGCACCGGCTGCCGGCGAAGCGGTTGCCAGCAAACCGGCCAATGGCAGCGGCAAATCCGCCGTCGACAATAGCAACGGCGAAATCGGCATCATCGGCTCCTGCCCGCCGATGCAGGATCTGTACAGCAAGATCCGCAAAGTCGCGCCGACCGATTCCAACGTGTTGATCCAGGGCGAGTCCGGCACCGGTAAGGAACTGGTGGCCCGCGCCCTGCACAACCTGTCGAAACGCGCCAAGGCGCCGATGATCTCGGTGAACTGCGCAGCCATTCCGGAAAGCCTGATCGAATCCGAACTGTTCGGCCACGAAAAAGGTGCGTTTACCGGTGCCAGCGCCGGTCGCGCCGGTCTGGTTGAAGCGGCGGACGGCGGCACGCTGTTCCTCGACGAAATCGGTGAGCTGCCACTGGAAGCTCAGGCCCGCCTGTTGCGCGTATTGCAGGAAGGCGAGATTCGCCGGGTCGGCTCGGTGCAGTCGCAGAAAGTCGATGTGCGCTTGATCGCCGCGACCCACCGCGATCTCAAGAGCCTGGCAAAAATCGGCCAGTTCCGTGAAGACCTTTATTACCGTCTGCACGTGATCGCGTTGAAACTGCCGGCGCTGCGCGAGCGCGGCGCTGACGTCAACGAAATCGCCACTGCTTTTCTCGCTCGCCAGAGTGCGCGCATCAACCGTACCGACCTGAAATTTGCTGCGGATGCCGAACAGGCGATCCGTCATTATTCCTGGCCAGGTAACGTGCGTGAGCTGGAGAACGCGGTCGAGCGCGCAGTGATTCTGAGCGAAAGCCCGGAAATCTCCGCCGATCTGCTGGGCATCGACATCGAGTTGAGCGATCTGGAAGACGACGAGTTCATCGGTCTGCCGCCACAGGCGGGTAACGCCAGCAATAGCAGCCACGAGCCGACCGAAGACCTGTCACTGGAAGACTACTTCCAGCACTTCGTTCTCGAGCATCAGGACCACATGACTGAAACCGAACTGGCGCGCAAACTGGGCGTCAGCCGTAAATGCCTGTGGGAACGCCGTCAGCGCTTGGGCATTCCGCGGCGCAAGACCGGGGTCGCCAGCGAGAGCTGAACGTTACCTGTCGAGTGTGCGGGTAACGCTTGAACCGGTTAAAAAACTGTTACCTCAGTTCTTTCACGTAACAGAAGCCGGGGTTATCGGTAACGAAACCCCGGCTTTTTTTCGCCCCGAGAAAACGGTTATATCGACCTAACCCCTTGTTTTATTGGGTTTCGCAAAAGTTGGCACGCCCCCTGCTATATGTTTGGTACAAGAACAATAACAAGCAATGCACAAGACAATAAAAATAAGACGAATCGACTCACGCACAATAAAAACAAGACGGCGAGAGGCGCAGCTAACTGATTCTTTTGGAGAGGCGTTGTATTTGGGGCTTGCCCCACGACCAGGCCGAGAACAACAAAAACTGTCCTAAGACAGAGCCTGTACTGGTTGGATCGAGAGATCACTGCAATTCAGCGACCAAAGCAATCCGTTTGCTCTTGGCTCCCGATTGGGAGGGTCACGAAGGAAACACTTCGTGGCGAGGGCACTCAACAAAAACAAGAAGCCCGAATCAATAATAAAAAGAGCACGCAACTACTTCTTGGGGAGCTTCGGCTCCCCTTGTAGTTTCTCCTCCCGGCAAAATCCTCCCTTTTTATCGCGCGCGATGCCTGTAGCCTGCGGCTTGCAGCTCAAATCGGCCGTGTCCTACACCATCCCCCGACTAAATGCTAGAATCTGCGCCCATCATGCGGTCATTCTTTGGTATGGCCGAACATTCCTTCAAACAGTGCATCCCATGCTGAAGAAGTTGTTCCAGTCATTCCGAACTCCCGTGCGTCGTACGCAACACATCCGCAGCACCCCTGAAGTGCTCAACAGCGGCCAACATTCGCTGCAGAAAACGCAATTCAGCCGCTATGCGGTGAATATCGTCGAACGCCTGCAAGGTGCCGGTTACCAGGCTTATCTGGTCGGCGGTTGCGTGCGTGACATGTTGCTGGGCATCACGCCCAAGGACTTCGACGTCGCCACCAGCGCCACCCCTGAGCAAGTCCGTGCCGAATTCCGCAATGCGCGGATCATCGGTCGCCGCTTCAAACTGGTGCACATCCATTTCGGTCGCGAAATCATCGAAGTCGCAACCTTCCGCGCCAATCACCCGGTCAACGAAGACGACGAAGACAGCAACCAGTCTTCGCGTAACGAAAGCGGGCGGATTCTGCGCGACAACGTTTACGGCACTCTGGAGGAAGACGCGCAACGCCGCGACTTCACCATCAACGCCCTGTATTACGATCCGGTCAGCGAGCGCATCCTCGATTACGCCAATGGCGTACACGACATCCGCAATCACCTGATCCGCCTGATCGGCGATCCGAAGCAGCGCTATCAGGAAGACCCGGTGCGCATGCTGCGTGCCGTGCGTTTTGCCGCCAAGCTCAACTTCGGCATCGAGAAGCACACCGTGCAGCCGATCCGTGAACTGGCGCCGATGCTGCGCGAGATCCCGTCGGCGCGTCTGTTTGAAGAAGTGCTCAAGCTGTTCCTCTCCGGACACGGCGCGATCACCTTCGAAATGCTGGTCGATCTGCAGTTGTTCGCCCCGTTGTTCCCGGCCAGTGCCGATGCGCTGGAACACAACCCGGAGTACACCCACACGCTGATCAGCGAAGCGCTGACCAACACCGACCTGCGCATCAAGCAGAACAAAC
Encoded here:
- a CDS encoding sensor histidine kinase, encoding MPMSFSLTQMILISAAYLAVLFGVAWISERGMIPRAIIRHPLTYTLSLGVYASAWAFYGTVGLAYQYGYGFLSSYLGVSGAFLLAPVLLYPILKITRTYQLSSLADLFAFRFRSTWAGALTTIFMLIGVLPLLALQIQAVADSIGILTGEPIQSRVALAFCALIILFTIFFGSRHIATREKHEGLVFAIAFESVIKLVALGGVGLYALYGVFDGPQQLELWLLQNQTALAALHTPLQEGPWRTLLLVFFASAIVMPHMYHMTFTENLNPRSLVSASWGLPLFLLLMSLAVPLILWAGLKLGATTNPEYFTLGIGIAANSKPLALLAYVGGLSAASGLIIVTTLALSGMALNHLVLPLYQPPAEGNIYRWLKWTRRALIVAIIMAGFGFYLMLGAEQDLANLGIVAFVATLQFLPGVLSVLYWPTANRRGFIAGLLAGILVWVVTMLLPLVGNLQGFYIPLLNMIYVLDDTSWHMAAIASLAANVLMFTLISLFTNASPEEASAAEACAVDNVRRPQRRELHAASPQEFATQLAKPLGAKAAQKEVEQALRDLYLPFDERRPYALRRLRDRIEANLSGLMGPSVAQDMVETFLPYKAGGENYVTEDIHFIESRLEDYHSRLTGLAAELDALRRYHRQTLQELPMGVCSLAKDQEILMWNKAMEELTGIAAQRVVGSRLSTIGEPWKELLQGFINLPDEHLHKQHLALDGQTRWLNLHKAAIDEPLAPGNSGLVLLVEDLTETQMLEDKLVHSERLASIGRLAAGVAHEIGNPITGIACLAQNLREEREDDGELTEISGQILEQTKRVSRIVQSLMSFAHAGSHQHSDEPVCLAEVAQDAIGLLALNRRNFEVQFYNLCDPDHWVEGDPQRLAQVLINLLSNARDASPPHSAVRVKSEAGEHTVDLIVEDEGSGIPKNIMDRLFEPFFTTKDPGEGTGLGLALVYSIVEEHYGQITIDSPADVQSQRGTRIRVTLPRHVEATSAVN
- a CDS encoding sigma-54 dependent transcriptional regulator; the protein is MPHILIVEDETIIRSALRRLLERNQYQVSEAGSVQEAQERFTIPTFDLIVSDLRLPGAPGTELIKLGQGTPVLIMTSYASLRSAVDSMKMGAVDYIAKPFDHDEMLQAVARILRDRQSAPAAGEAVASKPANGSGKSAVDNSNGEIGIIGSCPPMQDLYSKIRKVAPTDSNVLIQGESGTGKELVARALHNLSKRAKAPMISVNCAAIPESLIESELFGHEKGAFTGASAGRAGLVEAADGGTLFLDEIGELPLEAQARLLRVLQEGEIRRVGSVQSQKVDVRLIAATHRDLKSLAKIGQFREDLYYRLHVIALKLPALRERGADVNEIATAFLARQSARINRTDLKFAADAEQAIRHYSWPGNVRELENAVERAVILSESPEISADLLGIDIELSDLEDDEFIGLPPQAGNASNSSHEPTEDLSLEDYFQHFVLEHQDHMTETELARKLGVSRKCLWERRQRLGIPRRKTGVASES
- a CDS encoding polynucleotide adenylyltransferase PcnB: MLKKLFQSFRTPVRRTQHIRSTPEVLNSGQHSLQKTQFSRYAVNIVERLQGAGYQAYLVGGCVRDMLLGITPKDFDVATSATPEQVRAEFRNARIIGRRFKLVHIHFGREIIEVATFRANHPVNEDDEDSNQSSRNESGRILRDNVYGTLEEDAQRRDFTINALYYDPVSERILDYANGVHDIRNHLIRLIGDPKQRYQEDPVRMLRAVRFAAKLNFGIEKHTVQPIRELAPMLREIPSARLFEEVLKLFLSGHGAITFEMLVDLQLFAPLFPASADALEHNPEYTHTLISEALTNTDLRIKQNKPVTPAFLFAALLWPALPARVLRLQERGMPPIPAMQEGAHELIAEQCQRIAIPKRFTMPIREIWDMQERLPRRSGKRADLLLDNPRFRAGYDFLLLRESAGEETDGLGEWWTDYQDANDSERRDMIRDLSGKGDDASGAPRKRRRSSGSKRKRAGAPSASSE